Within Candidatus Bathyarchaeota archaeon, the genomic segment ACTCTATGAGATCATTAAAAAGGAGGCGTATAAGATGGGGAAAACAGTAGAAGAAGTTATTCTGGATTCGGTATATCCTTCTCTGGATCCCGAAGATAGAGAAAAGATCTACCTGAAGCTGTATGAGAATTACCTGCGAGAGGTGGAAAAACTCTACGAGAGGGAGGACCTTCCCCAGTCCGGTGAGAAGTGCTGGGGGGCCGTCACCGCTCTCCTCAACATTATAGCGGAGAGGAGGGGATGGAGGCATTACAGCCATACAGATTACACAGAAATAATAGAGAAGCTATCCAACGAGACCAGAGAGCCTCTCGGAAGGCTTTTCGCTAGTGCGGAGAGACTCCACGCGAACTTCTATCATAACTTCCTAACCAAAATAAACTTTGAAGCTCATAGAGATGATGCTCTAGATCTAATAGAAAAATTAAAGAAGATATTGAATATATGAATCAATCACTAAAAATTATTTCACTTACTTTAATCCTTAGTAAACGGTCGCCAAAATCATCTGTCCCAAAATCTTTAATAAATGGCCACATCTACAGACAATGCTTTAATATCTTTTTATTATAAGGAGATAAGAGTATTAGCTTAAATTTAGTATAAGCATATCATCTTTGTGTTCAAATAATCAAGGTTTTCGATGATAAAATTAGTTTTACGTTCCCACGTCGATCATAGACAATTAAAAATGGATTAATGTGGACAAGAGGTAGATGGGGATCCTGCTACTTCAGCTTACCTAGAGCCTTCTCCATCCTGTCGAAGACCTCGTTTATTATCGTCCTGCTCGTGGCTATGCACATCCTGAGGTGGCCCTCTCCCTTGGATCCGAACTCCGATCCTGGGGAGAAGGCCAGCTTAGCCTCCTCTAGCATGTACTTGTGGAGTTGGCTGCTGCTCATCCCGTAGTTGAACCGCGGGAACATGAGGTAGGTTCCCTCCAGCTTCGGGCAGGTGACCCCGGGCAGCTCCTTAAACCTCCTCTCGCATAGATCCCTTATCATGTGTAGATGCCTCATCAGCCCCTCCCTGTACCAGTTAAGGTCCTTACTCAGCATAGCCGGGACTGCCGCCCTCGCAAGCGTTGAGGCCCCCCTCAGGACCCCCCGGGATATCTTTCTCAGGTCGTCGATGACATCTTTGGGGGCGCTGAGGTATCCGAGCTGGAGGCCCGCTACGCCATAGGCCTTGGAGAAGCCCCAGCTGGTTATGGTTAGGTCTGCTATCTCTGGGCTCAGGGAGGCCAGGGTTATGTGCTCCCTCCCGTCGAAGACTATCTCCTCCCAGAGCTCGTCAACCATGACCATTATCCTCCTGTCAACGGCTATGTCTGCTATCCCCTTGAGCTCCTCCCTTGTCATGACCCTGCCGCATGGATTATGGGGGTTGCAGACGAAGATCAGCTTTGTCCTCCTGGTCACAAGCTCCTTCAGTCTCTCTATATCGAACCTGTATCCCTCCTCCATCTCCAGGGGCCAGCGTACGGGTTTTGTGTAAGTCACATCAACTGCGGTGTAGAAGGGGTAGTACATCGGATCGGTGACTATAACCTCATCTCCTGGCTTGCAGGAGTATTGTAATGCTAGCCACATGGCCGGTAGAACCCCCTGGGTTATCATTATATTCTCGGCCTTAACATCAAGCCCGTTCCTCTTCCTAACCTTCTCGGCGAGAGCCTCCCTGGTCTTGGTGTCGTCGCCGTAGAATAGATCCTCGTCCTGCACAGCGTTTATCAGGGCCCTTTTTATCTCGGGCGCTATCGGAAAGTCTAGGTCTGCCAGCCACAGGGGGATGACATCGGGTGGGTACCTATGCCACTTGATGCCGGGAGCCGCAAGCATACCCTCAACAGTGGCCGAGTCGAAGAACTCTTCCCTGATCATATCTATATCACGTCGACCATTAGAGTTTATGGAGGCTATAAGCCTTTTCAGATATCACTCCACGCCCTCTATCAGCATTCTTGAGCGGGGAAGAAGCCCACGAACCTTGAGACTTTTCACCTGCTCCACTGATGAACAGATTTAGTAGAATTTCCAAATAATCTTGACAGAGTTTTGGAGAAGTCATTACTATGATGGCATTTGAGGAGGGCGAGCATCAGGGTTTATTTGTATTCCTGCTAGAGGTGTGTTATACCTAATGGGGCTTGTGAATCTGTTTATTTGAGGCTTCTAGGTGAACCTTGAGAGGTTTGAGGCTAGGATCTCCTCATTGTTCGGGGTCTTCAGGAATATCGGGACATTCCTCTGCTTGGTCGCCCTGTAG encodes:
- a CDS encoding pyridoxal phosphate-dependent aminotransferase; translated protein: MIREEFFDSATVEGMLAAPGIKWHRYPPDVIPLWLADLDFPIAPEIKRALINAVQDEDLFYGDDTKTREALAEKVRKRNGLDVKAENIMITQGVLPAMWLALQYSCKPGDEVIVTDPMYYPFYTAVDVTYTKPVRWPLEMEEGYRFDIERLKELVTRRTKLIFVCNPHNPCGRVMTREELKGIADIAVDRRIMVMVDELWEEIVFDGREHITLASLSPEIADLTITSWGFSKAYGVAGLQLGYLSAPKDVIDDLRKISRGVLRGASTLARAAVPAMLSKDLNWYREGLMRHLHMIRDLCERRFKELPGVTCPKLEGTYLMFPRFNYGMSSSQLHKYMLEEAKLAFSPGSEFGSKGEGHLRMCIATSRTIINEVFDRMEKALGKLK
- a CDS encoding PaREP1 family protein gives rise to the protein MSEILELPKELYEIIKKEAYKMGKTVEEVILDSVYPSLDPEDREKIYLKLYENYLREVEKLYEREDLPQSGEKCWGAVTALLNIIAERRGWRHYSHTDYTEIIEKLSNETREPLGRLFASAERLHANFYHNFLTKINFEAHRDDALDLIEKLKKILNI